In Sulfitobacter sp. M39, the following proteins share a genomic window:
- a CDS encoding PqiC family protein, with protein sequence MNVVKSIASLGLVAFLAACGSADRYAVDMPPVTEQVSIRFNSVEVRDVSLPSYAAADEIHVRKSNGTLVSSSDELWADSPERAVALELSENLSRLTNRRIASEPWPFEAYPDARLELRFSELLAAETGQFRASGQYFVAVSTGGSERSGLFDLTVAFDPKGGPAAIAAARGQLILDLASYIAKNGLK encoded by the coding sequence ATGAACGTTGTAAAAAGTATCGCAAGCCTTGGTCTCGTGGCCTTTCTCGCCGCGTGTGGATCCGCAGATCGCTATGCCGTGGACATGCCCCCGGTCACAGAGCAGGTGAGCATCCGCTTCAACTCGGTCGAAGTGCGTGACGTATCGCTGCCCAGCTATGCGGCTGCCGATGAAATCCACGTGCGCAAATCGAACGGTACCTTGGTAAGCTCTTCCGACGAACTTTGGGCGGATTCGCCCGAACGCGCCGTCGCCTTGGAGCTGAGCGAGAACCTGTCGCGCCTCACCAACCGCCGCATCGCGTCCGAGCCTTGGCCATTCGAAGCCTACCCCGATGCCCGTCTTGAGTTGCGGTTCAGCGAATTGCTGGCCGCTGAAACAGGCCAGTTCCGCGCCTCGGGCCAGTATTTCGTTGCCGTATCCACCGGTGGAAGCGAACGATCGGGGTTGTTTGACCTGACCGTGGCTTTCGACCCCAAGGGCGGACCGGCCGCCATTGCAGCGGCACGCGGGCAACTGATCCTTGATTTGGCCAGCTATATCGCCAAGAATGGACTAAAGTGA